From the Solanum stenotomum isolate F172 chromosome 4, ASM1918654v1, whole genome shotgun sequence genome, one window contains:
- the LOC125862902 gene encoding uncharacterized protein LOC125862902 translates to MVSDLNPVVPSTSVTQSNNLAPQIIVQQDNSAFPTGIVLDETNYPLWSQLMEMRIGARNKVGYLTSELTKPSSTNPTYGTWIIENHKVRSWLIDSMSPHLMQRFIRLATAQEIWEGASKTFYDGSDETRLFELNQQSFTAKQNSRPLSTYYNELIAIFQEIDHRTASQERSVEGIVQLHSVVARLRVHIFLSGLDLEFDQVCGEILRKDPKLDLESCYAYVRREAQQRQIMESSRPP, encoded by the coding sequence atggtatcagacTTAAATCCTGTGGTTCCATCCACTTCCGTAACCCAATCGAATAACCTTGCACCGCAAATCATAGTCCAACAGGACAATTCTGCTTTTCCCACTGGGATAGTTCTTGACGAAACGAATTATCCTTTATGGTCACAGCTAATGGAGATGCGTATTGGAGCAAGAAACAAAGTTGGATATCTTACCAGCGAATTGACCAAACCATCATCAACTAATCCAACATATGGCACATGGATCATCGAAAATCACAAAGTTCGAAGTTGGCTTATTGATTCAATGAGCCCGCATCTGATGCAAAGATTTATTCGCCTAGCAACCGCTCAAGAGATATGGGAAGGTGCTTCAAAAACATTCTATGATGGATCGGATGAGACTCGCTTGTTTGAACTGAATCAACAATCTTTCACCGCCAAGCAGAATAGTCGACCTTTGTCTACCTATTATAACGAACTCATTGCAATTTTTCAGGAAATTGACCATCGGACAGCTTCACAAGAGAGATCAGTGGAAGGGATTGTACAGTTACATTCCGTAGTGGCTAGGCTTCGAGTTCACATATTTCTAAGTGGACTTGATTTAGAATTTGATCAAGTTTGTGGTGAGATTTTGCGAAAAGATCCAAAATTGGATTTGGAAAGCTGTTATGCGTATGTAAGGAGAGAAGCACAACAAAGACAAATCATGGAAAGTTCTAGACCACCCTGA
- the LOC125861818 gene encoding glucan endo-1,3-beta-glucosidase 11-like, producing the protein MSTMDSIIHINYVSLILVFLISTVMATSIGINYGQIADNLPPPEKVVPLVKSMGATRVKLYDADPHVLKAFANSGVEFIVSLGNEYLSDMKDPAKAQAWVKTNVQAYLPATKITCIAVGNEVLTFNNTALSDNLLPAMENVYAALVSMNLDKQVSVTTAHSVAILETSYPPSSGAFRRDLVSCVTQVVDFHCKTGSPFLINAYPYFAYKADPKQVQLDFVLFQPNQGIVDPVTNLHYDNMLFAQIDAVHSALASIGYKNVCVQISETGWPSKGDADELGATPDNARKYNCNLIKLVSQKKGTPLKPNSNLNIYVFALFNENLKSGPMSERNYGLFKPDGTPSYPLGFAGINAGVSTNSSSGRSPATGSGSTTPTSWSPQDGSSSPGYMSITSNSGGVLFCWKSWILQLHIIVGSILLLFSQL; encoded by the exons ATGTCTACCATGGATTCCATCATTCATATCAACTACGTTTCATtaattttagtgtttttgaTCAGCACGGTAATGGCAACTTCTATCGGCATTAACTACGGTCAGATTGCCGATAATCTCCCACCTCCGGAGAAAGTAGTTCCATTAGTAAAGTCCATGGGAGCAACCAGAGTGAAGCTCTACGACGCCGATCCACATGTCCTCAAAGCATTTGCAAATTCTGGTGTTGAATTCATTGTCAGCCTCGGTAATGAGTATCTCTCCGATATGAAGGATCCTGCTAAAGCTCAGGCATGGGTTAAAACTAACGTCCAAGCTTATTTACCGGCGACGAAAATCACTTGCATCGCCGTTGGAAATGAAGTGCTAACTTTTAACAACACTGCACTTTCCGACAATCTACTACCGGCGATGGAAAATGTTTACGCCGCTCTTGTTAGCATGAACTTAGATAAGCAAGTGAGTGTAACTACTGCACATTCAGTTGCCATTCTCGAGACTTCGTACCCGCCGTCCTCCGGCGCTTTCCGTCGAGATCTTGTTAGCTGTGTTACTCAGGTGGTGGATTTCCATTGTAAAACTGGTTCGCCGTTTTTAATCAATGCTTATCCTTATTTTGCGTACAAGGCAGATCCAAAACAGGTGCAGCTGGATTTCGTGCTGTTTCAGCCTAATCAGGGGATTGTTGATCCAGTAACCAATCTTCATTATGATAACATGCTTTTTGCCCAAATCGATGCGGTTCACTCTGCTTTAGCTTCAATTGGCTACAAAAATGTCTGCGTCCAGATCTCGGAGACAGGTTGGCCGTCGAAAGGAGACGCCGATGAGCTCGGAGCTACGCCGGATAATGCGAGGAAATATAATTGCAATCTTATTAAACTTGTGAGTCAAAAGAAGGGAACTCCGTTGAAGCCTAACAGCAATTTGAACATATACGTCTTTGCTTTGTTTAACGAGAACTTGAAATCTGGCCCTATGTCGGAGCGCAACTACGGCCTTTTCAAGCCTGACGGCACACCGTCATATCCCTTAGGATTCGCCGGAATCAACGCCGGTGTCAGCACTAATAGCAGCTCCGGTAGAAGTCCAGCAACTGGCAGCGGTTCTACAACACCGACGTCGTGGTCACCGCAGGACGGAAGTTCCTCTCCCGGATATATGTCCATTACTTCTAATTCG GGGGGAGTTCTATTTTGCTGGAAATCCTGGATTCTGCAACTCCACATCATAGTGGGTTCAATTTTACTGCTATTTTCTCAACTGTAA
- the LOC125861828 gene encoding soluble inorganic pyrophosphatase PPA1 gives MSNENDDLSPQRRAPRLNERILSSISRRSVAAHPWHDLEIGPEAPSVFNVVIEISKGSKVKYELDKKTGLIKVDRILYSSVVYPQNYGFIPRTLCEDNDPMDVLVLMQEPVLPGCFLRARAIGLMPMIDQGEKDDKIIAVCADDPEYRHYTDIKQLPPHRLAEIRRFFEDYKKNENKDVAVDDFLPPSSAVDAIQYSMDLYAEYILHSLRK, from the exons ATGAGCAATGAAAACGATGATCTGTCTCCACAAAGACGTGCCCCTCGTTTGAATGAGAGGATCCTATCATCTATATCCAGGAGGTCTGTTGCTGCTCATCCTTGGCACGACCTTGAGATAG gACCTGAAGCTCCAAGTGTTTTCAATGTT GTCATTGAGATTTCAAAAGGAAGCAAAGTCAAATATGAGCTGGACAAGAAAACCGGTCTTATTAAG GTTGATCGCATCCTATACTCTTCAGTGGTTTACCCTCAAAACTATGGCTTCATTCCCCGAACACTCTGTGAAGATAATGACCCAATGGATGTATTAGTCCTCATGCAG GAACCTGTCCTTCCAGGTTGTTTCCTTCGAGCTAGGGCGATAGGTCTGATGCCTATGATTGATCAG GGAGAGAAAGATGACAAGATCATAGCAGTGTGTGCTGATGATCCAGAATATCGCCACTACACTGATATAAAGCAGCTCCCCCCTCACCGCCTGGCTGAAATTCGCCGCTTTTTTGAAGACT ACAAGAAGAATGAAAACAAAGACGTTGCTGTTGACGATTTCCTGCCTCCAAGTTCTGCTGTCGATGCCATTCAGTACTCCAT GGATCTGTATGCTGAATACATATTACACAGCTTGAGGAAGTAA
- the LOC125861833 gene encoding heavy metal-associated isoprenylated plant protein 30-like, which yields MPRGRPLSLQTVELKVRMCCPGCERVVKDAVLKLRGVDSVEIDVEMEKVTVMGYVDRKKVLKAVRRSGKRAEFWPYPNPPLYFTSSNNYFKDTTTEYKESYNYWRHGYNATDKYGTLPITQRGDDKVSNLFNDDNVYSCSIM from the exons atgcctaGGGGTCGACCACTTTCTTTGCAG ACGGTGGAACTCAAAGTAAGGATGTGTTGCCCTGGTTGTGAGAGAGTTGTCAAAGACGCTGTCCTCAAGCTTAGAG GGGTGGATTCAGTAGAGATCGATGTAGAGATGGAAAAGGTGACCGTAATGGGATACGTCGATCGAAAAAAGGTGCTAAAAGCAGTAAGAAGATCAGGAAAGAGGGCAGAATTTTGGCCATACCCAAATCCACCACTATATTTCACAtcatcaaataattatttcaaagatACAACAACAGAGTACAAAGAAAGTTACAATTATTGGAGGCATGGTTATAATGCTACTGATAAGTATGGTACTTTGCCTATAACTCAAAGAGGAGATGACAAAGTTAGCAATTTGTTTAATGATGATAATGTATATTCTTGTTCTATCATGTAA
- the LOC125861821 gene encoding probable cinnamyl alcohol dehydrogenase 1, which yields MTSASANENCLGWAARDPSGVLSPYEFNRRAVSSDDVLLDIAFCGMCFADVIWTRNIIGTSKYPLVPGHEITGIVREVGTDVKHFKVGDHVGVGTYVNSCRECEYCCDALEVHCSEGAINTFDGMDVDGTVTKGGYSSYIVVNERYCFRIPENYPLASAAPLLCAGITVYTPMIRHNMNQPGKSLGVVGLGGLGHLAVKFGKAFGLKVTVFSTSISKREEALNLLGADKFVISSDEQQMMALSKSFDFIINTASGDIPFDTYLSLLKTAGVLVLVGFPSEVKFIPGNLILGMKSIVGSVTGGTKQTQEMLDFCASHKIYPEIEIVPIQYVNEALERLIKKDVKYRFVIDVANSIK from the exons ATGACATCTGCAAGTGCAAACGAGAATTGCCTTGGTTGGGCAGCGAGAGATCCGTCTGGAGTTCTTTCACCTTATGAATTCAACCGGAG GGCAGTCAGCAGTGATGATGTTCTGCTAGACATTGCATTTTGTGGGATGTGTTTCGCTGATGTTATCTGGACCAGGAATATAATTGGAACTTCAAAATATCCTCTTGTGCCAGG ACATGAAATTACGGGAATTGTGAGAGAGGTTGGTACGGATGTTAAGCACTTCAAAGTTGGCGACCATGTTGGAGTTGGAACATATGTTAATTCATGCAGGGAATGTGAATATTGTTGTGATGCATTAGAGGTTCATTGCTCAGAAGGAGCAATAAACACTTTTGATGGTATGGACGTCGATGGTACAGTTACTAAAGGGGGATACTCCAGTTACATTGTAGTCAATGAAAG GTACTGCTTTAGAATACCTGAAAATTACCCGCTTGCATCTGCAGCACCTTTACTATGTGCTGGAATTACTGTTTATACTCCGATGATAAGACATAACATGAACCAACCGGGGAAATCTTTAGGTGTCGTTGGATTAGGTGGTCTAGGCCACTTAGCAGTGAAGTTTGGAAAGGCTTTTGGATTAAAAGTAACGGTATTCAGTACAAGTATATCTAAGAGAGAAGAGGCGTTAAATCTTCTTGGAGCAGACAAGTTTGTAATCTCATCAGATGAACAGCAGATGATG GCGCTGAGTAAGTCGTTTGACTTCATTATTAACACCGCTTCTGGAGATATCCCATTTGATACATACTTGTCGTTGTTAAAGACTGCTGGCGTTCTTGTTCTGGTTGGCTTTCCAAGTGAAGTGAAATTTATCCCTGGAAATCTAATCCTCG GTATGAAGAGCATCGTTGGGAGCGTAACTGGTGGAACAAAGCAGACACAAGAAATGCTGGATTTCTGTGCTTCCCACAAAATTTATCCAGAAATTGAGATAGTCCCCATTCAGTATGTCAATGAGGCACTCGAAAGGTTAATAAAGAAGGATGTCAAATATCGCTTTGTAATTGACGTAGCGAACAGCATCAAGTAA